A single region of the Oxyura jamaicensis isolate SHBP4307 breed ruddy duck chromosome 6, BPBGC_Ojam_1.0, whole genome shotgun sequence genome encodes:
- the LGI1 gene encoding leucine-rich glioma-inactivated protein 1 isoform X3, with protein sequence MGLPHLEYLFIENNSIKSISRNTFRGLKSLIHLSLANNNLQSLPKDIFKGLDSLTNVDLRGNAFNCDCKLKWLVEWLGSTNATVEDIYCESPPEYKKRKINSLSPKEFDCIITEFEVYQSLPYQSLSVDTFSYMNDEHVVIAQPFTGKCIFLEWDHVEVMFRNYDNITGTSTVVCKPIVIESQLYVIVAQLFGGSHIYKRDIFANKFIKIQDIEILKIRKPNDIETFRIAEDWYFVVADSSKAGFTTVYKWNGNGFYSHQSLHAWYRDTDVEYLEISGKPHLILSSSSQRPVIYQWNKGTNEFVKRFDIQDMEDAYAVKHFKVKEDVYICLTRFIGDSKVMKWGGSAFLDLQRMPSRGSMVFQPLQISNYQYAILGSDYSFTQVYYWDAEKAKFVKFQELNIQAPRSFIHVSIDKRDFLFASSFKGTTLIYKHVIVDLSA encoded by the exons GAGTCTCGCAAATAATAATCTCCAATCGCTTCCAAAAGACATATTCAAAGGCTTGGATTCTTTAACAAATGT AGATCTTAGAGGCAATGCATTTAATTGTGACTGCAAACTGAAGTGGTTAGTGGAGTGGCTGGGCAGCACCAATGCAACTGTTGAAGACATTTACTGTGAAAGCCCACCAGAATATAAGAAGCGCAAAATCAATAGCCTCTCACCGAAAGAATTTGATTGTATTATTACAG AATTTGAAGTTTATCAGTCCCTGCCATACCAATCTCTGTCAGTAGATACTTTCTCATACATGAATGATGAACATGTGGTTATTGCTCAGCCCTTCACCGGAAAATGCATCTTTCTCGAATGGGACCATGTAGAAGTGATGTTCAGGAATTATGACAACATAACAG gtACTTCAACTGTTGTGTGTAAACCCATAGTTATTGAGAGTCAGCTATATGTCATTGTCGCACAGCTGTTTGGAGGCTCCCACATATataaaagagatatttttgCTAATAAGTTTATAAAAATTCAAGATATTGAAATCCTTAAAATACGAAAACCCAATGACATTGAAACTTTCAGGATTGCTGAAGACtggtattttgttgttgcagaCAGTTCAAAAGCTGGTTTCACCACTGTTTACAAATGGAATGGGAATGGATTTTATTCCCATCAGTCTCTGCACGCCTGGTACAGAGATACTGATGTGGAGTATCTTGAAATATCCGGCAAACCGCATTTAATTCTGTCAAGTAGTTCCCAAAGACCTGTAATATATCAATGGAACAAAGGAACAAATGAATTTGTTAAGCGTTTTGATATCCAAGATATGGAAGATGCATATGCAGTGAAACATTTCAAGGTGAAAGAGGATGTATACATTTGTTTAACAAGATTTATTGGGGACTCTAAAGTAATGAAATGGGGTGGTTCAGCATTTCTGGATTTACAAAGGATGCCATCCCGAGGGTCAATGGTATTCCAACCACTTCAGATAAGTAATTATCAATATGCCattcttggaagtgattattcTTTCACTCAAGTCTATTATTGGGATgctgagaaagcaaaatttgtGAAGTTTCAAGAATTAAACATACAGGCACCAAGATCTTTCATACATGTCTCCATCGATAAACgagattttctctttgcttcaaGTTTTAAGGGAACTACATTGATTTATAAACATGTCATAGTTGACTTAAGCGCATGA